From a region of the Aeoliella mucimassa genome:
- a CDS encoding DUF1553 domain-containing protein — protein sequence MGGRIAWCLVWLLVGIGWPVVGFAQQESQVSFNRDVLPILSDKCFHCHGRDAANQSSEFRLDTRENAIADLGGYVGVKPGDLAASELHARIHSEGDDRMPPREAVRQLTEKEKQLLDQWIESGAAYETHWAFATLPESVPVPAKGKGWAKNDIDRFVAAKIEAAGLRPNVEASKETWLRRVTFDLTGLPPTTTEIDAFLADDSADAYEEVVDQLLTRPACAERLAAEWLDVARYADSYGYQVDSERFVWPWRDWVIEAFQRNQPYDEFITWQLAGDLLPEATQEQRLATTFNRLHSHKKEGGVAVEEFRVENVADRAHTVATALMGLTFECARCHDHKYDPITTKDYYRFSSFFANIDERGLISYFTDAVPTPSMPLVTDEEQQELDKAQGEIAAAEHRLKQIESDAESDFASWLASEPKISEIRGKVSHLSFDAPEQVDSAEKPTTLTIADQVRPDAPASTSAANLLMPGKVGTAIKLTGDDAVEIPTVGQFSRDQPFSIALWIQPSEVTERAVIYRHSRGWDDAGSIGYELTKLGSKLSAKLVHFWPGNAICVETVDVLQPGQWCHVLVTYDGSSKAAGLRIYLNGEPAKTEVVKDHLTRQITRWGGGENNLAIGSRYRDRGFKGGLVDEFQVFDRQLSSLEVRHVYDGADLEQAVVAALQVASRNSMDELRDYYLLAVHEPSRQARSELQQARQRWNKLMDATPAIMVMRELEQPLPAYVLVRGGYDNRGEEVQADTPSFLPAFPADLSRNRLGLAKWLTSDDHPLMARVTVNRYWQLMFGMGLVRTPEDFGAQGERPTHEKLLDWLARDFIEHDWDVHRLLKQMALSATYRQSAVVSKEVRMADPENRLLARSFHRQLSAEMLRDNVLAVSGLLANDVGGPPAKPYDLSLSYKPTTPATGAGLYRRSVYTFWQRTSPAPVMTTLNAGKREVCRVRREEVPSPLQALVMLNGTQFVEASRVFAGHLLKKHQEDDQALIEEAFRCLTSRRPTEGQLEVLQALYDEQRVFYTAQPAEADSLLAIGDAGNEPDLSPARHAAATVLVNAIMNLDQCVRLQ from the coding sequence ATGGGGGGCCGCATCGCTTGGTGCCTTGTCTGGTTGCTGGTGGGCATCGGGTGGCCGGTGGTTGGATTCGCGCAGCAGGAGAGCCAGGTTTCGTTCAACCGCGATGTGTTGCCGATTCTCTCGGACAAGTGTTTTCACTGCCATGGTCGCGATGCGGCGAATCAGTCGTCGGAGTTTCGACTCGATACCCGTGAGAACGCCATTGCCGATCTCGGTGGATATGTCGGCGTGAAGCCGGGCGACCTTGCTGCGAGTGAGCTGCACGCCCGCATTCATAGCGAGGGGGACGATCGGATGCCGCCCCGCGAAGCGGTCCGCCAGCTTACCGAAAAAGAGAAGCAACTGCTCGACCAGTGGATTGAGTCGGGCGCAGCTTACGAAACACATTGGGCGTTTGCCACCTTGCCGGAGAGCGTACCGGTACCAGCGAAGGGAAAAGGGTGGGCGAAGAACGATATCGACCGGTTCGTGGCCGCGAAAATCGAGGCCGCTGGCCTCCGGCCGAATGTCGAGGCCAGCAAAGAAACTTGGCTGCGCCGCGTGACTTTCGACCTTACCGGGCTCCCTCCCACGACAACCGAGATCGATGCGTTTCTCGCCGATGATTCGGCAGACGCCTACGAAGAGGTGGTGGACCAACTGCTGACCCGACCTGCTTGTGCCGAGCGGTTGGCAGCTGAATGGCTCGACGTGGCGCGGTATGCCGACTCGTATGGCTATCAGGTCGACTCCGAGAGATTTGTCTGGCCATGGCGCGATTGGGTGATCGAGGCCTTCCAGCGAAATCAGCCGTACGACGAGTTTATTACCTGGCAGCTAGCTGGCGATTTGCTGCCCGAGGCAACGCAGGAGCAGCGCCTAGCGACCACCTTCAATCGGCTGCATTCTCACAAAAAAGAAGGGGGCGTGGCGGTCGAGGAGTTTCGAGTCGAGAACGTGGCCGATCGTGCTCACACGGTCGCCACTGCGCTGATGGGGCTAACGTTCGAATGCGCGCGGTGCCATGATCATAAGTACGATCCGATTACGACGAAGGACTACTATCGGTTCAGTTCGTTCTTTGCGAACATCGACGAGCGGGGGCTGATTTCGTATTTTACCGACGCCGTGCCGACCCCCTCGATGCCGCTGGTTACCGACGAAGAGCAGCAGGAACTCGACAAGGCGCAAGGCGAAATCGCAGCCGCCGAACATCGACTTAAGCAAATAGAGTCCGATGCGGAATCCGATTTTGCCAGCTGGCTTGCTAGCGAGCCGAAGATAAGTGAGATCCGTGGTAAGGTCTCGCATCTCTCCTTCGACGCCCCTGAACAAGTAGATTCGGCAGAAAAGCCTACCACACTCACGATTGCCGACCAGGTGCGGCCCGATGCGCCTGCCAGTACGTCGGCAGCTAATCTGCTCATGCCAGGCAAAGTCGGCACCGCGATCAAGCTCACCGGTGACGATGCGGTGGAAATCCCAACCGTGGGGCAATTTAGCCGTGACCAGCCATTTAGCATCGCGCTCTGGATTCAGCCGAGTGAAGTGACCGAACGGGCGGTGATTTATCGTCATTCGCGCGGGTGGGACGACGCGGGGAGCATCGGCTACGAACTTACCAAACTGGGTTCGAAGCTCAGTGCTAAGCTGGTCCATTTCTGGCCGGGCAACGCGATCTGTGTCGAGACCGTCGACGTGTTACAGCCTGGGCAGTGGTGTCATGTGCTGGTGACATACGATGGCTCGAGCAAGGCCGCAGGGCTGCGGATTTATCTCAACGGCGAGCCAGCGAAAACCGAGGTGGTAAAGGATCATTTGACCCGCCAGATCACCCGCTGGGGCGGTGGCGAGAATAATCTGGCGATCGGGTCGCGGTACCGCGACCGTGGTTTCAAAGGTGGCCTGGTCGACGAGTTCCAAGTGTTCGATCGCCAGCTTAGCTCGCTGGAAGTCCGTCACGTGTACGATGGTGCCGATCTTGAGCAAGCCGTGGTGGCCGCGCTTCAGGTGGCCTCACGAAATAGTATGGACGAACTCCGCGACTATTATCTGCTGGCAGTTCACGAACCGAGCCGGCAAGCCCGCAGCGAATTGCAGCAGGCACGGCAGCGTTGGAATAAGCTAATGGACGCGACACCTGCGATCATGGTGATGCGCGAACTCGAACAGCCCTTGCCAGCCTACGTGCTGGTGCGGGGTGGATACGATAATCGTGGAGAAGAGGTGCAGGCCGACACGCCGAGCTTTCTGCCTGCTTTTCCGGCCGATCTTTCGCGCAATCGTCTTGGTCTGGCAAAGTGGTTAACCTCCGACGACCATCCACTCATGGCTCGTGTCACGGTGAATCGTTACTGGCAGCTGATGTTCGGGATGGGCTTGGTGAGGACGCCGGAAGACTTCGGAGCCCAGGGAGAACGTCCCACGCACGAAAAGTTGCTCGACTGGCTCGCCCGCGACTTCATCGAGCACGATTGGGACGTGCATCGGTTGCTCAAGCAAATGGCCCTCTCGGCGACCTATCGGCAGAGCGCGGTGGTGTCGAAGGAAGTTCGCATGGCCGATCCTGAAAATCGACTGCTGGCTCGCAGCTTCCATCGCCAACTCTCTGCGGAGATGCTTCGCGACAACGTGCTGGCGGTGAGCGGGCTGCTGGCGAACGATGTGGGCGGCCCGCCGGCCAAGCCCTACGATTTAAGTCTCTCGTACAAGCCGACCACTCCCGCGACGGGTGCCGGGTTGTATCGTCGCAGCGTGTATACGTTCTGGCAACGGACCTCGCCCGCACCGGTGATGACCACGCTGAACGCCGGTAAGCGTGAGGTGTGTCGGGTGCGTCGTGAGGAGGTACCGTCGCCGCTGCAGGCGTTGGTGATGCTCAATGGCACGCAATTCGTAGAAGCCTCGCGGGTGTTTGCCGGGCATTTGCTGAAGAAGCACCAGGAGGACGATCAGGCCTTGATCGAAGAAGCATTTCGCTGCCTGACCAGTCGTCGACCGACCGAAGGGCAACTAGAAGTACTGCAGGCGTTGTACGACGAGCAGCGGGTGTTCTATACAGCTCAACCGGCCGAAGCCGACTCGCTGCTAGCGATCGGAGACGCTGGCAACGAACCCGATCTATCCCCCGCCCGCCATGCGGCGGCAACCGTGCTGGTGAATGCCATCATGAACCTCGATCAATGCGTGAGGTTGCAATGA
- a CDS encoding GxGYxYP domain-containing protein yields the protein MHLTSSVQGIVNRNRSTLFVRFSPNPDDFWWNHLRSEGEWLHNRPVKQIGSITELLKVFQSQLKGTVVYDPRVPATSNVASTIAGVESRVCLRYDPSPDSLYSQVSHSKLSFTANEYRLMNDDGSVMFDATASPTSDAESPDVAKRVASAKCNAYLWAKERYLDTGMVSKSELAYYIDLYWLRCAGNSSVLNSTVMNHDYFIANQSFFTDLHVWEDEAPVDDPDQPVGTDTETLTQLLAAMKQQADGNMYYMGGFIPWAYKYTNYGPAGSHHEPVATEWKLVKMLSANNAILDADALGFSGMANASFYQHHPQPEQYPLQNKPTLERLQAEGLVDADGKVKPATYVAFYMGDYDSAAWFHHHVPLLWSDEAHGKIPCGWAINPSLDRRAPHAMYYARTHAAASDYFMSGDCGAGYINPGEFANTNHADESWQAWIDLNKRAFHKYDLSLTGFVIDGLAPRMDAAGLGKYAEFSPDGIGTQGVYDSALTEQALREHQLPVVPMATDLYGEPAEAGKRLAELPSGQAPHFLFVRTILKTPSWHQQTAEQAQQHRDIKFVDPYTLFLLYRLHHCP from the coding sequence ATGCACCTTACCTCGTCGGTGCAAGGCATTGTGAATCGCAATCGCTCCACGTTGTTCGTACGGTTCTCACCCAACCCCGACGACTTCTGGTGGAACCACTTGCGATCAGAGGGGGAATGGCTCCACAACCGACCAGTCAAGCAAATTGGTTCGATCACCGAACTACTCAAAGTATTCCAATCGCAACTCAAGGGCACCGTGGTCTACGATCCACGGGTGCCAGCTACCTCGAATGTGGCGAGCACTATTGCGGGGGTGGAGAGTCGCGTGTGCCTGCGTTACGATCCCTCGCCCGACTCGCTGTATTCCCAAGTATCTCATAGCAAGCTGTCGTTTACGGCGAACGAGTATCGGCTGATGAACGACGATGGAAGCGTGATGTTCGACGCTACCGCTTCGCCAACCAGCGACGCTGAGTCCCCCGACGTCGCCAAGCGAGTGGCAAGTGCCAAGTGCAACGCCTATCTATGGGCGAAGGAGCGGTACCTCGACACCGGGATGGTTTCGAAGAGCGAGCTGGCCTACTATATCGATCTCTACTGGCTTCGCTGTGCGGGTAATAGCAGTGTTTTGAATAGCACCGTGATGAATCACGACTACTTCATTGCAAACCAGTCGTTTTTCACCGACTTGCATGTTTGGGAAGACGAAGCCCCGGTCGACGATCCCGATCAACCCGTCGGTACCGACACCGAAACGCTCACGCAATTACTCGCAGCGATGAAGCAACAGGCCGATGGCAATATGTACTACATGGGTGGCTTTATCCCTTGGGCTTACAAGTACACGAACTATGGCCCGGCCGGATCGCACCACGAACCAGTGGCCACCGAGTGGAAGCTGGTAAAAATGCTCAGCGCGAACAACGCCATTCTCGACGCCGATGCGCTCGGGTTCTCGGGCATGGCGAATGCCTCGTTCTATCAACACCATCCACAACCCGAGCAATACCCACTACAGAACAAGCCAACGCTCGAACGACTACAAGCCGAAGGTCTGGTAGATGCGGATGGCAAGGTAAAGCCGGCCACGTATGTTGCGTTTTACATGGGCGACTACGATTCGGCCGCCTGGTTCCATCATCATGTGCCGCTGCTGTGGTCGGATGAAGCGCATGGCAAGATTCCCTGCGGCTGGGCGATTAATCCCAGCCTCGACCGCCGGGCGCCGCACGCGATGTACTACGCTCGCACGCACGCGGCGGCTTCCGACTATTTTATGTCGGGCGACTGTGGTGCCGGCTACATCAACCCCGGCGAGTTTGCCAATACCAACCATGCCGACGAGAGTTGGCAAGCGTGGATCGATCTCAACAAGCGTGCGTTCCATAAGTACGACCTGTCACTCACCGGATTCGTGATCGATGGTCTCGCGCCGCGGATGGATGCGGCTGGGCTTGGTAAGTACGCGGAGTTTTCTCCTGATGGCATTGGTACTCAAGGGGTTTACGACTCCGCACTCACCGAGCAAGCACTTCGAGAACATCAATTGCCGGTAGTTCCCATGGCGACCGATCTGTATGGCGAACCGGCAGAAGCTGGTAAACGGCTAGCCGAACTCCCCAGTGGCCAGGCACCTCACTTTTTGTTCGTCCGCACGATCCTGAAGACACCCAGCTGGCATCAGCAAACCGCCGAGCAGGCGCAGCAACATCGCGACATCAAGTTTGTCGATCCATACACGCTGTTTCTGTTATACCGCTTGCACCATTGCCCCTAA
- a CDS encoding DUF2293 domain-containing protein: MTNNQFTLGPRPNTVCTPDGEVLEPPKDWSLLPPGDAALTRRVKAAGDHWVVQERRGRKVFSKGIWAPSNTIERIKDELVAMRSTESYAKKQAASVRRREATQTQYVGEFADAVLQFLNFHPSHAELAKQLADAVTTHATPVGSGTVARTKRIPVERRAEAAVIAWMRHQTTAYDSMKIPRVKGKRREVRRMLAQHSKALLAKYREGKQVDNCPLQTAVSQASQA, encoded by the coding sequence ATGACGAATAACCAATTCACGCTTGGCCCCCGCCCCAATACCGTTTGCACGCCTGACGGAGAGGTGCTCGAGCCCCCCAAAGATTGGTCGCTGTTGCCGCCGGGGGATGCCGCGTTGACTCGCCGGGTGAAAGCGGCCGGCGATCACTGGGTGGTGCAGGAGCGGCGCGGCCGCAAAGTTTTCTCAAAAGGCATATGGGCCCCCAGCAATACCATTGAACGCATCAAGGACGAGTTGGTAGCGATGCGCTCGACCGAGAGCTACGCCAAGAAGCAAGCCGCCAGCGTCCGACGCCGCGAAGCGACGCAGACTCAATACGTGGGTGAGTTTGCCGACGCGGTGCTGCAGTTTCTCAACTTCCACCCCAGCCATGCCGAACTCGCCAAACAACTGGCCGACGCGGTAACGACGCATGCCACGCCGGTAGGCAGCGGCACCGTCGCCCGCACGAAACGGATTCCCGTGGAGCGACGTGCCGAAGCGGCCGTGATCGCCTGGATGCGTCATCAGACCACCGCCTACGACTCGATGAAGATCCCCCGCGTCAAAGGCAAACGCCGCGAAGTGCGACGGATGCTAGCGCAGCACTCCAAAGCACTGCTCGCCAAATACCGCGAAGGAAAACAGGTCGACAACTGCCCGCTGCAAACGGCCGTGTCGCAAGCAAGCCAAGCTTAA